From the genome of Fusobacterium varium, one region includes:
- the phoP_1 gene encoding Alkaline phosphatase synthesis transcriptional regulatory protein phoP, which produces MGKKILIVDDEIHILELLKLNLEIYGYEVFTTDTGKGVMSLIEKIKPDIILLDLMLPEVNGIDICKRIRNNSSLNEIRILIISAKSEEIDKIVCLEIGADDYITKPFSLREIIARINAFSRRIESEISIDLNNHSLENNENYIYYKDLKIDLIKNIVYKNNNPLELTIRELKLLIFLLTNKGKVISREKIFESVWNYENNNQTRSLDVHIRKLRQKLGDKNNSYIETIRGTGYKIPDNI; this is translated from the coding sequence ATGGGGAAAAAAATATTGATTGTAGATGATGAAATACACATACTAGAATTATTAAAATTAAATTTAGAAATTTATGGATATGAAGTTTTTACAACTGATACTGGAAAAGGTGTAATGTCCCTAATAGAAAAAATAAAACCTGATATTATTCTTTTGGATTTAATGCTTCCTGAGGTAAATGGAATTGATATTTGTAAACGAATACGAAATAATTCTTCCTTAAATGAAATAAGGATACTAATAATTAGTGCAAAATCTGAAGAAATAGATAAAATAGTTTGCCTTGAAATTGGAGCAGATGATTATATTACAAAACCTTTTAGTTTGAGAGAGATTATTGCTCGCATAAATGCTTTTTCTAGAAGGATAGAATCTGAAATTTCTATAGATTTAAACAACCACTCCTTAGAAAATAATGAAAATTATATATATTATAAGGATTTAAAAATAGATTTAATAAAAAATATAGTATACAAAAATAATAATCCTTTAGAACTAACTATTAGAGAATTGAAACTTCTTATTTTTCTCTTAACTAATAAAGGAAAAGTTATATCTAGAGAGAAAATATTTGAATCAGTATGGAATTATGAAAATAATAATCAAACACGTTCTTTAGATGTCCATATAAGAAAATTAAGACAAAAATTAGGAGATAAAAATAACTCTTACATAGAAACAATTCGAGGAACAGGATATAAAATACCTGACAACATTTAA
- the galK gene encoding Galactokinase: MYSKNFEKLGIKEFSLDKLINIPSDNWANYPKGVIKTFIDAGYKIDKGLDILFFGNIPNGAGLSSSASIELLTSVILKENFKLNIDMIEMVKLSQKAENNFIGVNCGIMDQFAIGMGKKDNAILLDCNTLEYHYAPVKLNGASIVIANTNKKRGLADSKYNERRNSCEAAVKVLNKNGIDIKNLGELSVKKFNEVKHFITDKEQLKRATHAVTENERTKTAVEELNAGNVKAFGKLMNQSHISLRDDYEVTGFELDSLVEAAWEAKGVIGARMTGAGFGGCTVSIVEDEFIDEFIKSVGEKYKSKTGLTADFYVAKIGDGSRKLGDF, encoded by the coding sequence ATGTATTCTAAAAATTTTGAAAAATTAGGAATAAAAGAATTTTCATTAGATAAACTTATAAATATTCCATCAGATAACTGGGCTAATTATCCCAAAGGGGTAATAAAAACTTTTATAGATGCAGGATATAAAATAGATAAAGGATTGGATATTCTATTCTTTGGAAATATTCCAAATGGTGCTGGACTTTCTTCTTCTGCTTCAATAGAGCTTCTTACATCAGTTATTTTAAAAGAAAATTTTAAACTTAATATAGATATGATTGAAATGGTAAAACTTTCTCAAAAAGCCGAAAATAATTTTATAGGAGTAAATTGTGGAATAATGGATCAATTTGCCATAGGAATGGGAAAAAAAGATAATGCTATTCTTTTAGATTGTAATACTCTTGAATATCATTATGCTCCTGTAAAATTAAATGGTGCCTCAATCGTTATAGCTAATACAAATAAGAAAAGAGGTCTTGCTGATTCTAAATATAATGAAAGAAGAAATTCTTGTGAAGCAGCTGTTAAAGTTTTAAATAAAAATGGAATAGATATAAAAAATCTTGGAGAACTTTCAGTTAAAAAGTTTAATGAAGTAAAACATTTTATAACTGATAAAGAACAGTTAAAAAGAGCAACTCATGCAGTAACTGAAAATGAAAGAACTAAAACAGCTGTTGAAGAATTAAATGCTGGTAATGTAAAAGCTTTTGGAAAACTTATGAATCAATCTCATATATCTTTAAGAGATGACTATGAAGTTACAGGATTTGAACTTGATTCTCTGGTAGAAGCTGCGTGGGAAGCAAAAGGTGTAATAGGAGCTCGTATGACTGGTGCTGGATTTGGTGGTTGTACTGTGAGTATAGTAGAAGATGAATTTATAGATGAATTTATAAAATCAGTTGGAGAAAAATATAAATCTAAAACTGGATTAACTGCTGATTTCTATGTGGCTAAAATTGGAGATGGAAGTAGAAAGTTAGGTGATTTTTAA
- a CDS encoding Tripartite tricarboxylate transporter TctA family: MSDILYGFITALSPINLVAACVSVAIGITIGALPGLSAAMGVALLIPITFGMPASTGLIVLAGVYCGAIFGGSISAILIRTPGTPAAAATAIDGYELTLKGKAGKALGTAVIASFMGGILSSISLYLFAPTLATLALKFGPAEYFWLSIFGLTIIAGASTKSITKGLISGGLGLMISTIGMDPMLGNPRFTFGIPSLLSGIPFTASLIGLFSMSQVLMLAEKKIKSSGKMIDFDDRVLLSRAELKQILPTTLRSTVIGNLIGILPGAGASIASFLGYNEAKRFSKHKEEFGHGSIEGIAGAEAANNAVTGGSLIPTFTLGIPGESVTAVLLGGLLIQGLQPGPDLFTIHGKITYTFFAGFIVVNIFMLLLGLTGSKMFARISRVPDNYLIPLIFSLSVIGSYAINNQMTDVVIMFVFGVIGYIVNKFQLNSASIVLALILGPIGEAGLRRAIILNHGNMDILFKSSVSKVLILFTILSLFSPIVMAKLQKEN, translated from the coding sequence ATGTCAGATATATTATATGGATTTATAACAGCACTTAGTCCAATAAATTTAGTAGCAGCATGTGTCAGTGTGGCTATAGGGATAACAATAGGAGCTCTTCCTGGATTATCAGCTGCCATGGGAGTAGCACTTCTTATTCCTATAACATTTGGAATGCCTGCTTCAACAGGATTGATAGTATTAGCAGGAGTTTATTGTGGAGCTATTTTTGGAGGATCAATATCAGCTATACTTATTCGTACACCAGGAACACCAGCAGCAGCAGCAACTGCAATAGATGGATATGAGCTTACATTAAAAGGAAAAGCAGGAAAAGCCTTAGGAACAGCTGTCATAGCTTCTTTTATGGGGGGGATTCTGAGTTCAATATCTTTATATTTATTTGCTCCAACATTGGCAACACTTGCATTAAAATTTGGTCCAGCTGAATATTTTTGGTTATCAATATTTGGATTAACTATAATAGCAGGAGCAAGTACTAAATCAATAACAAAAGGGCTTATTTCAGGAGGATTAGGATTGATGATTTCCACAATAGGAATGGATCCAATGCTTGGAAATCCAAGATTTACTTTTGGAATACCAAGTCTTCTTTCAGGAATACCATTTACAGCTTCGTTAATAGGATTATTTTCAATGTCGCAAGTATTGATGCTTGCTGAAAAGAAAATAAAATCTTCTGGAAAAATGATAGATTTTGATGATAGAGTTCTTTTAAGTAGAGCAGAATTAAAACAAATATTGCCTACAACTCTTAGATCAACTGTAATAGGAAATCTTATAGGTATACTTCCAGGAGCTGGAGCAAGTATAGCATCATTTTTAGGATATAATGAAGCAAAGAGATTTTCTAAACATAAAGAGGAGTTTGGTCATGGTAGTATAGAGGGAATCGCAGGGGCAGAAGCAGCAAACAATGCAGTCACTGGAGGTTCGTTAATTCCGACATTTACATTGGGAATACCTGGAGAGAGTGTAACAGCTGTTCTGCTAGGAGGATTGTTGATACAAGGATTACAACCAGGACCTGATTTATTTACTATTCATGGAAAAATAACATATACTTTCTTTGCTGGATTTATAGTAGTTAATATATTTATGCTCTTATTAGGATTGACAGGTTCAAAAATGTTTGCAAGAATATCAAGAGTTCCGGATAATTACCTTATTCCACTAATTTTTTCATTAAGTGTGATAGGTTCATATGCAATAAATAATCAAATGACTGATGTAGTAATTATGTTTGTGTTTGGAGTAATAGGGTATATTGTAAATAAATTTCAATTGAACTCAGCTTCTATAGTTTTAGCACTCATATTGGGACCAATAGGAGAAGCTGGATTAAGAAGAGCTATAATATTAAACCATGGGAATATGGATATTTTATTTAAAAGTTCAGTATCAAAAGTTTTAATATTATTTACTATATTATCTCTATTTTCACCAATAGTAATGGCAAAATTACAAAAAGAAAATTAA
- the walK_1 gene encoding Sensor protein kinase walK, producing MIRNNYIQSIFLNGISNSKLISVFLSENKNAHLYLYKLSQSFSKRTDFRVTFIDENGTPIADSNDNSIIFTTLKDVAEFQRAKKGIISYRVIKNIPKKIQTIEIFTSATILNGNPIIIMLSKDLVLFDAFKKETILIISLGITLSGILSIILSIYFINRATKPIDLLIKATKDTAKGNFSNSILIESHDEIEELAENFNYMNFKINTLLKDIQKKADNLQAIIDNLHEGIIVIDYLGKIILINNFAVKEFQLKSKYPDIFLYPELEFLNEYIRKSLANKKAFSGKITQNKNIYHIKQTL from the coding sequence ATGATTAGAAATAATTATATCCAATCTATTTTCCTCAATGGAATATCTAATAGTAAATTAATCAGTGTATTTTTATCTGAGAATAAAAACGCTCATTTATATCTCTATAAACTCTCTCAATCTTTTTCAAAAAGAACTGATTTTAGAGTAACTTTTATTGATGAAAATGGTACTCCTATTGCTGATTCTAATGATAATAGTATAATTTTTACTACTCTTAAAGATGTTGCTGAATTTCAAAGGGCCAAAAAAGGTATTATTTCTTATAGAGTTATAAAAAATATTCCAAAGAAAATTCAAACTATTGAAATTTTTACTAGTGCAACTATTCTTAATGGTAATCCAATAATTATTATGTTATCTAAAGATTTAGTTCTTTTTGATGCTTTTAAAAAAGAAACTATTCTTATTATATCTCTAGGAATAACTCTCTCTGGAATATTATCCATTATTCTATCAATTTATTTCATCAATAGAGCTACTAAACCCATTGATCTTTTAATTAAAGCTACTAAAGATACTGCAAAAGGAAATTTTAGTAATTCTATTCTTATTGAATCTCATGATGAAATTGAAGAACTAGCTGAAAACTTTAATTACATGAATTTTAAGATAAATACTCTATTGAAAGATATTCAAAAGAAAGCTGATAATCTTCAAGCTATTATCGATAATCTTCATGAAGGAATTATTGTAATTGATTATTTAGGTAAAATTATTCTAATAAATAACTTTGCAGTAAAAGAATTTCAGTTGAAAAGTAAATACCCAGATATCTTTCTATATCCAGAATTAGAATTTCTTAATGAATATATAAGAAAATCTCTTGCAAATAAAAAAGCTTTTAGTGGTAAAATTACTCAAAATAAAAATATTTATCATATAAAACAAACTTTATGA
- the phoR_2 gene encoding Alkaline phosphatase synthesis sensor protein phoR, which produces MIGNLIDNAIKYSKPSTSVNVIASIKNLKLIISIEDFGCGIEKNELKKIFHRFYRVDKSRNNKIEGTGLGLSIVKNMILNMKGKIKVKSEINKGSTFVITLNILDIK; this is translated from the coding sequence GTGATTGGAAATTTAATAGATAATGCTATCAAATACAGTAAACCTTCAACTTCTGTAAATGTTATAGCTTCTATCAAAAATTTAAAATTAATTATATCCATTGAAGATTTTGGGTGTGGAATTGAAAAAAATGAATTAAAAAAAATCTTTCATAGATTTTATCGGGTAGATAAATCACGAAATAACAAAATAGAAGGTACTGGTCTTGGTCTTTCTATTGTTAAAAATATGATTTTAAATATGAAAGGAAAAATAAAAGTCAAAAGTGAGATTAATAAAGGAAGCACATTTGTTATAACTTTAAATATTTTAGATATTAAATAA
- a CDS encoding Tripartite tricarboxylate transporter TctB family, translated as MGKYDKILTIGLLILETFYFVLIKALPENAAKYPTFVCGLLIILTAILGIKSFTLKEKYEGKLFGDLQLKQFLFIIIISGIYIFLIEILGFFVTTFIYLLVAMIGLKADIKLSSVTSVGFCILIYLVFVVFLKVPVPSGFLI; from the coding sequence ATGGGTAAATATGATAAAATATTAACAATAGGTTTGTTGATATTAGAAACTTTTTATTTTGTTTTGATAAAAGCCCTCCCAGAAAATGCAGCAAAATATCCAACATTTGTATGTGGATTATTAATTATATTAACTGCTATACTAGGAATAAAAAGTTTTACATTAAAGGAAAAATATGAAGGAAAACTTTTTGGAGATCTTCAATTGAAACAATTTTTATTTATTATAATAATTTCTGGAATATATATTTTCTTAATAGAGATACTAGGCTTTTTTGTAACAACATTTATTTATCTACTAGTGGCAATGATAGGTTTAAAAGCAGATATTAAATTAAGTTCTGTTACAAGTGTTGGATTTTGTATTCTTATATATCTGGTATTTGTAGTTTTCTTAAAGGTACCAGTACCTAGTGGATTTTTAATATAG
- the mlc_2 gene encoding Making large colonies protein, giving the protein MKTTSVKMKTLEFIKNSNGISRAELAKELNITPAGIGKIVNGFLKKGIIKEYGEGISTGGRKPLILKINEENIGVILGVSLAPRFIQISIGDINGKVLRTIKYSLKKRLAQKENNILKTVEVIIKRELNKNKEITIISVIMNGMVDSEAGISIFSPHYNWKNIKLKELLEKKFNRRVFIENDVRGMALTEKIFGSCKEKHNFVVLNIGDGVGGSIFLNDSLYKGYGSMSGELGHMVVKRNSSEKCSCGKRGCLETEVSNIAIIKK; this is encoded by the coding sequence ATGAAAACTACAAGTGTAAAAATGAAAACTTTGGAGTTCATAAAAAATAGTAATGGAATTTCAAGAGCAGAATTAGCCAAAGAATTAAATATTACCCCAGCAGGAATTGGAAAAATAGTAAATGGATTTTTAAAAAAAGGAATCATAAAAGAATATGGGGAAGGAATTTCTACAGGTGGGAGAAAACCACTTATATTAAAAATAAATGAAGAGAATATAGGAGTGATTTTAGGAGTATCTCTGGCACCAAGATTTATTCAAATATCTATTGGAGATATAAATGGCAAAGTGTTAAGAACTATAAAATACTCATTAAAGAAAAGATTAGCACAAAAGGAAAATAATATACTAAAAACAGTTGAAGTCATTATAAAAAGAGAGTTAAATAAAAATAAGGAAATAACAATAATATCTGTTATAATGAATGGAATGGTTGATAGTGAAGCAGGTATATCTATTTTTTCTCCACATTATAATTGGAAAAATATAAAACTTAAAGAATTGTTAGAGAAAAAGTTTAATAGGAGAGTTTTTATAGAAAACGATGTAAGAGGTATGGCTCTTACTGAAAAAATATTTGGCTCTTGCAAAGAAAAACATAATTTTGTTGTGTTAAATATAGGAGATGGAGTTGGAGGAAGTATTTTTCTTAATGATTCTCTATACAAAGGATATGGATCTATGTCAGGAGAATTAGGTCATATGGTAGTAAAAAGAAATAGTTCAGAGAAATGTTCATGTGGAAAAAGAGGGTGCCTTGAAACAGAAGTATCCAATATAGCTATTATAAAAAAATAA
- the galE_1 gene encoding UDP-glucose 4-epimerase: MTILVCGGAGYIGSHVTRALIDSGEDVIVLDNLQTGHVDAVHEKAKLVLGDLRDNEFMEKVFKDNKIDGVIDFAAFSLVGESVEEPLKYFENNFYGTLCLLKTMKKYNVHKIVFSSTAATYGEPENIPILENDKTFPTNPYGESKLAVEKMLKWCDKAYGIKYTALRYFNVAGAHPTGEIGEDHSPESHLIPIILQVALGKREHIGIYGDDYPTVDGTCIRDYIHVMDLADAHILALKRLNNGEESEIFNLGNGEGFSVKEVIEVARKVTKHPIPALVSPRRAGDPAKLVASSEKAMKELKWKPKYNTLEKIIDTAWTWHKNHPNGYED, from the coding sequence ATGACAATTTTAGTTTGTGGTGGTGCTGGATATATTGGGAGTCATGTTACCAGAGCTCTTATTGATAGTGGAGAAGATGTCATAGTTCTTGATAATCTTCAAACTGGTCATGTTGATGCAGTACATGAAAAAGCAAAACTTGTTCTTGGCGATTTAAGAGATAATGAGTTTATGGAAAAAGTATTTAAAGATAATAAAATAGATGGTGTAATTGATTTTGCTGCTTTCTCTTTAGTTGGCGAAAGTGTGGAGGAGCCTTTAAAATATTTTGAAAATAATTTCTATGGAACTCTATGTCTATTGAAAACTATGAAAAAGTATAATGTCCATAAGATAGTTTTCTCTTCAACAGCTGCTACATATGGAGAACCTGAAAATATACCAATTCTTGAAAACGATAAAACTTTCCCTACTAATCCATATGGAGAAAGTAAGCTTGCAGTTGAAAAAATGCTTAAATGGTGTGATAAAGCTTATGGAATAAAATATACAGCTTTAAGATATTTCAATGTTGCTGGGGCTCACCCTACAGGTGAAATAGGAGAAGACCACAGTCCTGAAAGTCATCTTATTCCTATTATTCTTCAAGTAGCTCTTGGTAAAAGAGAGCATATAGGAATATATGGAGATGATTACCCTACTGTTGATGGAACTTGTATTAGAGATTATATTCATGTAATGGATCTTGCTGATGCACATATTCTTGCTTTAAAGAGATTAAATAATGGTGAAGAAAGTGAAATATTTAATTTAGGAAATGGAGAAGGGTTTTCTGTAAAAGAAGTCATTGAAGTAGCCAGAAAAGTAACTAAACACCCTATTCCAGCTTTGGTTTCTCCTAGAAGGGCTGGAGATCCTGCTAAACTTGTAGCAAGTTCTGAAAAAGCTATGAAAGAATTAAAATGGAAACCTAAGTATAATACACTTGAAAAAATAATTGATACTGCATGGACATGGCATAAAAATCACCCAAATGGCTATGAAGATTAA
- the phoR_3 gene encoding Alkaline phosphatase synthesis sensor protein phoR encodes MKDGSEQVIIIIQNITKLELAEELRKEFVSNASHELKTPITIIGGFIETIKLGHFKDRKQLEYFIDIIYRETQRLNHLINDLLQLSHIENSSKSQKIYTQFLYPILLIQLFLFIKI; translated from the coding sequence ATGAAAGATGGTAGTGAGCAAGTTATTATTATTATCCAAAATATTACAAAGCTTGAATTAGCTGAAGAACTTCGTAAAGAATTTGTATCTAATGCTTCTCATGAATTAAAAACTCCTATTACTATTATAGGTGGATTTATTGAAACTATAAAATTAGGACATTTTAAAGACAGAAAACAATTAGAATATTTTATAGATATCATCTATAGAGAAACTCAAAGATTAAATCATTTAATAAATGATTTATTACAATTATCTCATATAGAAAATTCATCTAAATCTCAAAAAATATATACACAATTTCTCTACCCAATACTTTTAATACAATTATTTCTCTTTATAAAAATATAG
- a CDS encoding galactose-1-phosphate uridylyltransferase has protein sequence MNIFEEIKLLLAYGLKNDLIGKYDEIIARNEIIALLNLEEWKDTDISSKIIPEYPNEILENICNWAVENKIIEDTIAVRDLFDTKIMGKITPSATHVIDKFIKISNLGGIEKATNNYYEFAQKTNYIRTDRIAKNMHWYSNTEYGNMEITINLSKPEKDPRDIAKERLLPPSSYPKCLLCYENVGYTGRLNHPARQNHRVLPFFLEGEEWFLQYSPYVYYNEHAIVFSGKHRPMKINREAFNRITSFVEQVPHYFVGSNADLPIVGGSILSHDHYQGGHHEFPMAKSPIERAITFKGFEDVEAGIVKWPMSVIRIKSSDRKKLVDLSVKILDNWRKYNDESLDIIAFSGDTPHNTITPIGRRRGKDFELDLVLRNNRTNEKYPLGIFHPHGDVHNIKKENIGLIEVMGLAVLPGRLKEELEILKKYMLEPDFKTKIKNDPKVVKHLEWAINIQEKHVKITSENIKTILKDEIGVTFSRVLEDAGVYKRNNEGEKGLLRFIEYINMN, from the coding sequence ATGAACATATTTGAAGAAATAAAATTACTTTTAGCTTATGGCTTAAAAAATGACCTTATAGGAAAATATGATGAAATAATAGCAAGAAATGAAATAATAGCTCTTCTAAATCTTGAAGAATGGAAAGATACCGATATATCTTCAAAAATTATCCCTGAATATCCAAATGAAATATTGGAAAATATATGCAACTGGGCTGTTGAAAATAAAATAATAGAAGATACTATTGCTGTAAGAGATCTTTTTGATACTAAAATAATGGGGAAAATAACTCCTTCTGCTACTCATGTTATAGATAAATTCATTAAAATATCAAATCTTGGTGGAATAGAAAAAGCTACTAATAATTATTATGAATTTGCTCAAAAAACTAACTATATAAGGACTGACAGAATAGCTAAGAATATGCATTGGTACTCAAATACAGAATATGGAAATATGGAAATAACTATAAATCTTTCTAAACCTGAAAAAGATCCAAGAGATATAGCAAAAGAAAGGCTTCTTCCTCCATCATCATATCCTAAATGTCTTTTATGTTATGAAAATGTTGGATATACTGGAAGATTAAATCATCCTGCCAGACAGAACCATAGAGTACTTCCATTCTTTTTAGAAGGAGAAGAATGGTTCCTTCAATATTCTCCATATGTTTACTATAATGAGCATGCTATTGTTTTTTCTGGTAAACATAGACCTATGAAAATAAATAGAGAAGCATTTAACAGAATAACATCTTTTGTTGAACAGGTTCCTCATTATTTTGTGGGATCAAATGCTGATCTTCCAATTGTTGGTGGATCAATTTTAAGCCATGATCATTATCAGGGAGGGCATCATGAATTCCCAATGGCGAAATCTCCTATAGAAAGAGCAATAACTTTTAAAGGATTTGAAGATGTTGAAGCTGGCATAGTTAAATGGCCTATGTCAGTTATAAGAATAAAAAGTTCTGATAGAAAAAAATTAGTTGATCTAAGTGTAAAGATACTTGATAATTGGAGAAAATATAATGATGAATCTTTAGATATTATAGCATTTTCTGGTGATACTCCTCACAATACTATCACTCCTATTGGAAGAAGGAGAGGTAAAGATTTTGAACTTGACCTTGTCCTTAGAAATAACAGAACAAATGAAAAATATCCTCTAGGTATATTTCATCCACATGGAGATGTACATAATATAAAAAAAGAAAATATAGGTCTAATCGAAGTTATGGGACTTGCTGTACTTCCAGGAAGACTAAAAGAAGAATTAGAAATATTAAAAAAATATATGTTAGAACCTGATTTTAAAACTAAAATTAAAAATGACCCTAAAGTTGTAAAACACTTAGAATGGGCTATTAATATTCAAGAAAAACATGTTAAAATAACATCTGAGAATATAAAGACTATTTTAAAAGATGAAATAGGAGTAACTTTTTCTAGAGTGCTTGAAGATGCTGGAGTCTATAAAAGGAATAATGAAGGTGAAAAAGGGTTGTTAAGATTCATCGAATATATCAATATGAATTAA